The window AGATGAAAATATCCGCTCCAGCCTTCTTGGCGGCACCAATGGCAAAAGCACCACTACCGCCCAACACGGCCACTTTGTTGACTTTTTTGCCCAATAATTCGGAGTGGCGGACCACTTTGGCATTCAAGCGTTCTTTGGTACGTATCAAAAACTCTTTCTCGTCCATTTCGGTATCCAAGGTACCGATCATTCCCATGCCCAAATCCTGATTGCTATTTTCCAGCGTCAATACTTCGTAGGCCACTTCTTCGTAAGGGTGGGCTTCAAAAAGGGCGTTTAAAATGGGTTTTTCCCTTTCAAAGGAGTAAATAACATTGATTTGCATCTCCTTTTCAAAATGGACCTCACCTAATTTGCCAATGGTCGGGTTGGCCCCGTTACCTGCTTTAAAGCTGCCGGTGCCTTCCAAGCTGAAACTGCAGTTGCTGTAGTTGCCGATTTCTCCAGCGCCAGCTTTGAAGAGTGCCCGTTTAATGTTTTCTGCATCGGCAACAGGTGCGTAGGTCGTCAATTTTTTGATGCTCTTGGATCTTGGAATCAAAATTTGTGGATTTTTGATGCCCAATACTTCACAAATTTTGGCATTGACCCCCATTTTGCTGTTGTCCAATGCCGTATGCATACTGTAAATGGCAATATTGTTGGCAACGGCCTTTAGTACTACCCGTTCCACATAGGTGGCACCTGTTAATCTTTTAAGTCCCTTAAAAATGATGGGATGGAAGCTGATGATCAGATTACATTCTTTAGCTATGGCCTCATCGACCACATTTTCCAAGGTATCTAGTGATACCAATGCCCCTTCCACCTTCATGTTGGGGTCGCCGACGAGCAGCCCTACGTTGTCAAAATCTTCGGCGTGGGCCAAAGGAGCCAGTTCTTCAAGCACTTTTGCGATGTCGTTAACGGTCATTTTAAAATTGTTAAGTGGCCTAAAGATAAAATATTATATTTTCGTCCAATGCTTCCATTGCTCCGGAAAATAGCGTTCCCCATTTCGTTGGTATATGCCGCGGTCGTTTACTTGAGGAACTATTTGTATGATGTGGGGATGTTATCATCCAAATCTTACGGTATACCCACCATTTGCATCGGGAATTTGAGTGTGGGCGGTACGGGAAAAACACCAATGACAGAATATATATTGAGGTTGCTGTCCAATCATCGTGTAGCCGTTCTAAGCCGGGGATACAAGCGAAAGTCAAAGGGGTTTTATTTGGCCGGGCCAACAAGTACGGTGTTGGAGCTTGGCGACGAACCATACCAAATCCATCAAAAATTTCCCGAAGTTCCTATCGCAGTGGATGCTGATAGGCGCAACGGTATTGAACAATTGGAGCGTTTGGTCCGACCGGATATGATTGTTTTGGATGACGCTTTTCAGCATAGAAAGGTAAAACCGACCTTTTCCATTTTGCTCACTACCTATCAAAAGCCTTATAGGGATGATTGGTATTTGCCCACTGGGGATTTGCGGGATTCCAAAAGGGAAGCTAAACGAGCAGATGTGATCATTGTAACCAAATGTCCTGATAAACTTTCGGAAAAGGATAGGATGGACATGGTTGCAAAACTAAAACCAAATGCGGATCAGAAGGTATTGTTCGCAGCTTTTGCCTATAAAGATGTTGTATCCAACGGTGGCCAAAAAAAGATTCCATTGTCCCATCTCAAGAACAAAAAGTTTGCTTTGGTCACAGGAATAGCGGAACCTGGTCCGTTGGTTCAATTTTTAAAGTCGCAAGGGTTGGATTTCAATCATTTTAAATTTGGAGACCACCACCCATTTACGGAGAGGGAGATTGAAGGTTTTAAGGGTAGCGAGTTGATTGTGACCACGGAAAAGGATTTTGTCCGCTTGCAGGGCAAAGTAGAAAATCTATACTATTTGGAAGTGGCCCATAGTTTTTCTTCCGAAGATGAAGCTTATTTGGCGAATGCTGTTCGAGCATTGCTCTAAACAGAACCTTCCATTTTGCTTCTAAAAATGTTTTCCCCAATTTTTTGATAAAACACTTCAGGCTTAAAGGGGTTTGGTGACCACGTCGTTGCAGCCGGCTTCATAAAAGCTATCCAAACTATCATCCAAAGAAATGGCGGTCAAGGCGATTATAGGAATGTTTTTATCGAACTTGCGTATTTGTCTCGTAGCCTCCTCACCGCTGATGCCGGGCATGTGGATGTCCATCAGAATGGCATCGTAGGTGTTATTTTTTGCCATATCAATGGCTTCGTTACCATTGTTAGCAATGTCGCAGGTAATCTCTTTTTTGGTGAGCATTTTTTTGGTGATTACCTGATTGATTTTATTGTCTTCCACGACCAATACATGCAGTCCCTTAAATTGGAATTCCTCAACATTCAGTTCAAATGGGACCTCTTCGCCATCCTTGGCCTCGTAATCCACATCGAGTTCAAAATAGAATGAGCTTCCATGGCCCAATTCGCTTTCCAATTGGATGGTAGTGCCGAACAATCCCAATAGGCTTTTTACAATGGTTAGGCCGAGCCCTGTTCCACCATATTCCCTGTTGATCTGAATAGATCCCTGCTCAAAACTTTCAAAGATATTTTTCTGTTGGTCTTCCGAAATACCTATTCCGTTGTCGCGGACCTCAAAATATAATTTTACTTGGTCCTCATCTTTTTTCAGCATTTTGGCAATGACTTCCACCTTACCATTTTTAGTGAACTTCAATGCGTTCCCAACAAGATTCATGAAGATTTGTGAGAGCTTGATGGGGTCGCCCATCAACTTTTTTGGAATGGTGGGGTCATAATCCAAAATAAGCTCCGTCTTCTTTTCATTGGCATTCTGTTGCAGCGATTCCACTACATCTTCGAGCACTTTGTGCAGTTTAAACTCAATATTGAGCGGTTCCAATTTTTCTGCATCAATCTTGTTGATCTGTAAAATGTCGTTGATGAAATTTAGCAGGTATTCCCCTGAAAACTTGAGCGACTTCAGATGTTCTTTTTGGTGTTCCGAAGGATTTTCTTCCAACAACAGGTGCGTAAGCCCTGTTACGGCGTAGAGTGGTGTTCGAAGTTCGTGCGTTACCGTGGACAAAAAGTTGGTCTTGGCTTCCATGGCCGATACCGCTGCATCCCTCGCCAACTCTAATTCCTTGTTCTTGGTATAAAGCAGGTCGTTGGTCTTTAACTTGATTTGGTTGTTCCTAAAGAGCGAAACGGCCAATAGGGAAATGATTGTCAAAAAAGCAGAGGTTAATATCGCTGTTATCTCAGAGCGGTTTTTGGACTCGCTCAACTCCTCGTTTTTGGCCTGCAGTTTGTTGAGTTCGTTCATCTGGTGGTCGAAACGGACTTTGTCGGCCGTATCTGCATCCAATTTTGCCTTTTCGATATTGAAAACGGAGTCCTTCAGTTTTGCCAACGCCTTTGTGTAGACCAAGGATTCCCCGTAGTTCCCCTTTTTTTCGTAGATATTGGACAATTGCTCGTAGGCGTTTTTGATTTCTTTGGAGTAGCCATGTTTTTGGGCCAGCTCCAAGGCGGCTTTGGAATGGATGATTCCTTCATCAAGGTCATTTAAGGTCACACTGATCTTGGCCAATTCCAGATTGGCCATCGTGGCCAAATAGGCCCTTTCCTCTTCATCTGAGTTGACAATTAGGGCATGTAAGTTTTTGACCGCATCATCATATTTTTCGATGTTGGAATAGATTCGTGCTTCCAGCAATAAAATATTGTTGGTGAGGTTTCGGTTGTTACTTACTTTTCTTGACTCCTCAAGTTGTTTTAACGCCTGAAAATTGTTTCCCTCGCCATAGCGAAGTGCGGCATCCAAATACAAGTGGAATGCCTCTCCATAGGAATAAGAGGTGTCCTTGAGCAGAATACTTGCCCTATCCCAGTAAAATATGGCCGTTTCTGGGTCTCCTTCTTCCAAAAAAAGGCGGGCGTACTGATGATAGGTGTCCAGCAGGAGCTTGGAATCTTCATTGGTCTCGGCAACATTGGCGGCTTCGCTAAGAGATTCCAGGGCTTTCTCTACATTGTTTTCATGGCGATACTTCATGAAATCGTCGAAAATGGTCTTCACGCCGGATGCTGAATTACCAATACTTTGGGCATAAAAAGGCTGTGTGCAAAACCAAATGCACAGTAGAAGTAGCGTGGTAACGCTTATCCTTTTGTTGGCCAAGGTTGAAATCAAACGTAGTTTTTCTTTATGAGCAAATCTATTAAATCAATAATCCTGGAACAATATCCAGTCTCGTTATCGTACCATCCAATGATCTTTACCATTTTGCCGATCACCGATGTCATCAAAGAATCAAACGTACAAGAGTGACAACTATTGTTTATATCGATAGAAACAATAGGGTCTTCGGTATAGTTGAGTATGCCTTTTAGGGTACTTTCCGCTTGCTCCTTAAAGGTAGCATTTATTTCTTCAATAGAGGTTTCTTGGACCACATTAAAGGTAATGTCGGTCAAGGAGCCGTTGGGAACCGGGACCCTTATTCCGCATCCGCCTATCACATCAGACAGCTCGGGGAAAATACTGGTAAGGGCCTTTGCGGCTCCTGTGGTGGTAGGAATTATGGATTGTCCTGCCGCTCTTGACCGTCTTAGGTCGCGGTGCGGGCTATCGTGCAAACTTTGGTCCGAAGTGTAGGAGTGTACTGTAGTGATGTAGGCCTGCTCTATTCCGCATAGCTCATTGATGATTTTGATCATGGGAGCGGCATTGTTGGTAGTACAAGAGGCGTTGGATATAATATCGTCGTCTGGAGCTATAATTTTTTCGTTTACGCCCAATACCACCATTTTAATGGAATCGTCCATCGGTGGTACGGAGAGAATCACTTTTTTGGCTCCATTTTTTAAATGGTGACCCAAGTCCTCTCTGGTCTTGAACTTTCCCGTGGATTCCACCACAATATCCACACCATGTGATTTCCAGTCGATTTCTTTGGCATGATGGTGGTTGAGCACAGGAATTTCCTGATTATCCACTATAATATGGTTGCCCTTGTAGGTTACCGCGGTATTCAGTACCCCATGTATGCTGTCATATTTGAGCAGATGTGACAGGGTTTCGGCATTCGCCATGTCGTTGATGGCGACTACCTGTATATTTGGATGCTGCCGCAGGAGCCTGAATAGGGTTCTCCCTATGCGCCCAAAGCCATTTATTCCAACCGTAATGTTTTTCATAGGCGGGGGAGGCGGATGGGCTAGTGGATGTGCTTGTGTGCTTTGTAGGAGGATCGCACCAAGGCCCCGCTCTCTACGTGTCTAAAGCCCATTTCCAAGCCTATTTCCTCATATTTTTTAAACTGTTCCGGTAAAATAAACCGTTTTACGGGCAGATGTTTTTTTGATGGTTGCAAATATTGTCCAATCGTTACAACATCCACATTGGCCTTTCGCAGGTCTTCCATGGTTGCGATAACCTCGTGCTCTTCTTCTCCCAAACCGAGCATAATTCCGGACTTGGTCCTATTGGCACCGTTTTTCTTCAAATAGTCCAGTACTTCCAAGCTTCTTTCGTATTTGGCTTGGATTCGGACCTCACGGGTCAGCCTTTTCACGGTTTCCATGTTGTGGGAAATCACCTCTGGAGCCACTTTAAGGATTCGGTCCAAATGGGTAGAAATGCCTTGGAAATCGGGAATCAAAGTTTCCATGGTGGTATCGGGATTCATTCGTCGCACGGCCTTTACGGTCTCCGCCCAAATAATCGAACCCATATCCTTCAAATCATCTCGGTCTACGGAGGTGAGCACCGCATGTTTGATCTGCATGATTTTTATGGAACGGGCCACTTTTTCGGGTTCTGCCCAGTCCACGGTTTCCGGACGGCCTGTTTTTACCCCGCAAAAGCCGCAAGAACGCGTACAGATATTACCCAAAATCATAAAGGTGGCCGTACCCTCTCCCCAACATTCGCCCATATTTGGGCAGCTGCCTGAGGTGCAGATGGTATGCAGATTGTACTTGTCCACAAGTCCCCTAAGCTGGGTGTACTTCTTGCCTGTGGGCAATTTTACCCTAAGCCATTTTGGTTTTCCTTTAGGTGGATGAACGTTTTCTGCTACGCTTGTGCTCATACGATTAATTTTGGTTTACAAAGATACGAAACTGGTGAGGAAACTTAATAGTGGTGAAGGGGTCACTTTTTTTTGATGATTTCGGCCAAAAGCTTTTTGGCCCGGAGCAGTTTCACTTTCACATTATTAACGGGTTCATTGAGTTCTTTGGCGATATCGGCATAGCTCATTT is drawn from Flagellimonas sp. MMG031 and contains these coding sequences:
- the gap gene encoding type I glyceraldehyde-3-phosphate dehydrogenase; the protein is MKNITVGINGFGRIGRTLFRLLRQHPNIQVVAINDMANAETLSHLLKYDSIHGVLNTAVTYKGNHIIVDNQEIPVLNHHHAKEIDWKSHGVDIVVESTGKFKTREDLGHHLKNGAKKVILSVPPMDDSIKMVVLGVNEKIIAPDDDIISNASCTTNNAAPMIKIINELCGIEQAYITTVHSYTSDQSLHDSPHRDLRRSRAAGQSIIPTTTGAAKALTSIFPELSDVIGGCGIRVPVPNGSLTDITFNVVQETSIEEINATFKEQAESTLKGILNYTEDPIVSIDINNSCHSCTFDSLMTSVIGKMVKIIGWYDNETGYCSRIIDLIDLLIKKNYV
- the lpxK gene encoding tetraacyldisaccharide 4'-kinase yields the protein MLPLLRKIAFPISLVYAAVVYLRNYLYDVGMLSSKSYGIPTICIGNLSVGGTGKTPMTEYILRLLSNHRVAVLSRGYKRKSKGFYLAGPTSTVLELGDEPYQIHQKFPEVPIAVDADRRNGIEQLERLVRPDMIVLDDAFQHRKVKPTFSILLTTYQKPYRDDWYLPTGDLRDSKREAKRADVIIVTKCPDKLSEKDRMDMVAKLKPNADQKVLFAAFAYKDVVSNGGQKKIPLSHLKNKKFALVTGIAEPGPLVQFLKSQGLDFNHFKFGDHHPFTEREIEGFKGSELIVTTEKDFVRLQGKVENLYYLEVAHSFSSEDEAYLANAVRALL
- a CDS encoding ATP-binding protein; translation: MISTLANKRISVTTLLLLCIWFCTQPFYAQSIGNSASGVKTIFDDFMKYRHENNVEKALESLSEAANVAETNEDSKLLLDTYHQYARLFLEEGDPETAIFYWDRASILLKDTSYSYGEAFHLYLDAALRYGEGNNFQALKQLEESRKVSNNRNLTNNILLLEARIYSNIEKYDDAVKNLHALIVNSDEEERAYLATMANLELAKISVTLNDLDEGIIHSKAALELAQKHGYSKEIKNAYEQLSNIYEKKGNYGESLVYTKALAKLKDSVFNIEKAKLDADTADKVRFDHQMNELNKLQAKNEELSESKNRSEITAILTSAFLTIISLLAVSLFRNNQIKLKTNDLLYTKNKELELARDAAVSAMEAKTNFLSTVTHELRTPLYAVTGLTHLLLEENPSEHQKEHLKSLKFSGEYLLNFINDILQINKIDAEKLEPLNIEFKLHKVLEDVVESLQQNANEKKTELILDYDPTIPKKLMGDPIKLSQIFMNLVGNALKFTKNGKVEVIAKMLKKDEDQVKLYFEVRDNGIGISEDQQKNIFESFEQGSIQINREYGGTGLGLTIVKSLLGLFGTTIQLESELGHGSSFYFELDVDYEAKDGEEVPFELNVEEFQFKGLHVLVVEDNKINQVITKKMLTKKEITCDIANNGNEAIDMAKNNTYDAILMDIHMPGISGEEATRQIRKFDKNIPIIALTAISLDDSLDSFYEAGCNDVVTKPL
- the lipA gene encoding lipoyl synthase, encoding MSTSVAENVHPPKGKPKWLRVKLPTGKKYTQLRGLVDKYNLHTICTSGSCPNMGECWGEGTATFMILGNICTRSCGFCGVKTGRPETVDWAEPEKVARSIKIMQIKHAVLTSVDRDDLKDMGSIIWAETVKAVRRMNPDTTMETLIPDFQGISTHLDRILKVAPEVISHNMETVKRLTREVRIQAKYERSLEVLDYLKKNGANRTKSGIMLGLGEEEHEVIATMEDLRKANVDVVTIGQYLQPSKKHLPVKRFILPEQFKKYEEIGLEMGFRHVESGALVRSSYKAHKHIH
- a CDS encoding Nif3-like dinuclear metal center hexameric protein — its product is MTVNDIAKVLEELAPLAHAEDFDNVGLLVGDPNMKVEGALVSLDTLENVVDEAIAKECNLIISFHPIIFKGLKRLTGATYVERVVLKAVANNIAIYSMHTALDNSKMGVNAKICEVLGIKNPQILIPRSKSIKKLTTYAPVADAENIKRALFKAGAGEIGNYSNCSFSLEGTGSFKAGNGANPTIGKLGEVHFEKEMQINVIYSFEREKPILNALFEAHPYEEVAYEVLTLENSNQDLGMGMIGTLDTEMDEKEFLIRTKERLNAKVVRHSELLGKKVNKVAVLGGSGAFAIGAAKKAGADIFISADMKYHDFYQAENQLVIADMGHFETEQFTKDLLVDYLTKKIPNFAVSLSESITNPIKYL